The following are from one region of the Halorussus rarus genome:
- a CDS encoding M6 family metalloprotease domain-containing protein, translating to MFVLVAGQAAGFAGAAGAVPAPDDYVTKTQPDGAEFQARQWGNEFNHGWETKAGYTVTRGADGWWRYAALDAGELVPTDRKVVVDDPPGRVPKHLRGTADASPKLTPSAVESDSSTASLSATRSPSGMPTTGTVNLPVVLINYDDTATTYSVTDFQRLLFGDDPAIASGPGSMKDYYQEVSYGQLNISGGSAGVTGWYTAENGHDYYGESYVNAAKLAKEAVRKSDATMDFSEYDNDGDGTVDGVIVIHQGPGQEASGDATDIWSHRWSFRGAGIGAYQTDDGVTVNSYSLQPETYRSGITTVGVVAHETGHLFGMPDLYDTDGGSEGIGNWGLMGGGSWNGVNRPGDSPAHLTAFLKSRQGWLTPAEQSLTGPMGTLGPYANNSEAFRWLDNPYGVQIGGTGEYFLATNRRQTGFDRGLPGEGLLITHIDESRTDNQDAGRKLVDVEAADGDRDMDAERNRGDAGDPFPGSTNADAFAPSTTPGSTLYDGSASGLEITDVTTDGTDVGVNIVPSASASPSSVDYGEVHVAETATDAVTVTNDGYRDLNVTGVRIAGADAASFEISSGIGETVLAPGESSALDVAFAPGERAGRSATLVVEHNASGSPTEVPLTGTGVAPDYNVTPANAIDYGDVAVGGEPARESVVVENNGSAPLNVTGATFAAPNASSFGFAAGSEVPATVVPPGGSVTFGVNLSVDSLGDRAAHLELSHNVSDRPAINLTLTGTGADLTPPAVADVTAVNESSQTTELTAGDAATVSAAVTDAVGVETVTVNASALGDATVALTDGDGDGVYDATVPVDAPDATEGSHALPVTATDAAGHSTTVDSNAVAVDFTAPALRVEAPAEGAAVNGSDLTATATASDAVTAVAEVEVKLDGGAWTAATLRNGTWEHTFGSVSEGEHAVAVRATDNVSNVGDAVTRNVTVDRTEPSIGSAALDRTENVLPETLVRAAVESSDDRAGVASVTVDGVRLRNESGFWTGNVSAASELGPETVTVAVTDRAGNRNATTLDYDVGRNATLNRTGASTYRATPASTPVIRNVTMNVSAGPSDRNVTVGTATANPATATPGGDAALFFPQVDTTVPNADIENATVAVRLDKDRYADLFVEADSTTFWAHDGSGWHRTTGTLRRETGDAYWYDFETTHFSAFAVTGDVEDEPPSVTAVTPGDGDSTTDRNLTVGAEYGDDFSGVDPSTVQLSVDGRAVTSSATVTDSAVSYASSFAVGTHSVTLTVGDEANNVRTRSWTFTVAEPAVGGGDGGGSDGGGGGGGGGDVPPPMVQVEVLETTDSYARAEITSARRGSPGTVRFDSGLTGGDATFGELSVRPESADATARFLVEATASGSAPEGVSALDATSSVLGYLTLTPTYVTDSELRSVTTAFRVDASRAAAPENVAVYRYDGTGWNRVHTEFVAERGGAYEFEASAGATGTYAVGLATPSFAVQDLTVDRAGAGPDEPVTVSATVENVGDGAGTKTLALAVDGRTVATREVTLGPGNRTAVAFERTFEPGEHRLAVGAAETTLTVERNETDRAGLEQARKRETTSGSAGGVPGFGAPAALAALVAAVALAGRRRG from the coding sequence GTGTTCGTTCTCGTCGCGGGCCAGGCGGCCGGGTTCGCCGGGGCGGCCGGCGCGGTGCCCGCGCCCGACGACTACGTCACCAAGACCCAACCCGACGGCGCGGAGTTCCAGGCCAGGCAGTGGGGCAACGAGTTCAACCACGGCTGGGAGACGAAGGCCGGATACACCGTCACCAGGGGAGCCGACGGCTGGTGGCGCTACGCGGCGCTCGACGCGGGCGAGCTCGTCCCCACCGACCGGAAGGTAGTCGTCGACGATCCGCCGGGTCGAGTGCCGAAACACCTCCGCGGGACGGCCGACGCCAGCCCGAAGCTCACCCCGAGTGCCGTCGAGAGCGACTCCTCGACCGCCTCGCTCTCGGCGACCCGTTCGCCGAGCGGGATGCCGACCACCGGCACGGTGAACCTCCCGGTCGTGCTCATCAACTACGACGACACCGCGACGACCTACTCGGTGACCGACTTCCAGCGGCTGCTGTTCGGCGACGACCCCGCCATCGCCAGCGGGCCGGGCAGCATGAAGGACTATTATCAGGAGGTCTCCTACGGCCAGCTCAACATCTCCGGGGGGTCGGCGGGCGTCACGGGGTGGTACACCGCAGAGAACGGCCACGATTACTACGGCGAGAGCTACGTGAACGCGGCGAAACTGGCCAAGGAGGCCGTCAGGAAGTCGGACGCGACGATGGACTTCTCCGAGTACGACAACGACGGCGACGGCACCGTCGACGGCGTCATCGTCATCCACCAGGGGCCGGGACAGGAGGCGAGCGGCGACGCCACCGACATCTGGTCCCACCGGTGGAGCTTCCGGGGCGCCGGAATCGGCGCGTACCAGACCGACGACGGGGTTACGGTCAACTCCTACTCGCTCCAGCCCGAGACGTACCGCAGCGGCATCACGACCGTCGGGGTCGTCGCCCACGAGACGGGCCACCTCTTCGGCATGCCCGACCTGTACGACACCGACGGCGGCTCGGAGGGCATCGGGAACTGGGGGCTCATGGGCGGCGGGTCGTGGAACGGGGTGAACAGGCCCGGCGACTCGCCCGCCCACCTGACCGCCTTCCTCAAGTCGCGGCAGGGGTGGCTCACGCCCGCCGAGCAGTCGCTGACCGGGCCGATGGGAACGCTGGGCCCGTACGCGAACAACTCCGAGGCGTTCCGGTGGCTCGACAACCCGTACGGCGTGCAGATCGGCGGGACCGGCGAGTACTTCCTCGCGACGAACCGCCGACAGACCGGGTTCGACCGGGGGCTCCCCGGGGAGGGACTCCTGATCACCCACATCGACGAGTCTCGGACCGACAACCAGGACGCCGGCCGCAAACTCGTCGACGTCGAGGCGGCCGACGGCGACCGGGACATGGACGCCGAGCGCAACCGCGGCGACGCCGGCGACCCCTTCCCCGGGTCGACGAACGCGGACGCCTTCGCGCCCTCGACGACGCCGGGTTCGACCCTCTACGACGGCTCCGCCTCGGGGCTGGAAATCACCGACGTCACGACCGACGGGACCGACGTCGGGGTGAACATCGTCCCGTCCGCGAGCGCGTCGCCCTCGTCGGTCGACTACGGCGAGGTCCACGTCGCCGAGACCGCGACCGACGCCGTGACGGTGACCAACGACGGGTACCGTGATCTGAACGTCACCGGCGTCCGCATCGCGGGTGCCGACGCGGCGTCGTTCGAGATTTCCTCCGGTATCGGCGAGACGGTGCTCGCACCGGGCGAATCGAGCGCGCTGGACGTCGCGTTCGCGCCGGGCGAGCGCGCCGGGCGCTCGGCGACGCTCGTGGTCGAACACAACGCGTCCGGGTCGCCGACGGAGGTGCCGCTGACGGGCACGGGCGTCGCACCCGACTACAACGTCACGCCCGCGAACGCGATCGACTACGGCGACGTGGCCGTCGGCGGCGAACCCGCTCGGGAATCGGTCGTCGTCGAGAACAACGGCTCGGCGCCGCTGAACGTCACCGGCGCCACGTTCGCGGCACCGAACGCGTCGAGCTTCGGCTTCGCGGCCGGAAGTGAGGTGCCCGCGACGGTCGTCCCGCCCGGCGGGAGCGTCACCTTCGGCGTCAACCTCTCGGTCGACTCGCTCGGCGACCGCGCGGCGCACCTGGAGCTGTCGCACAACGTCTCGGACCGCCCGGCGATCAACCTGACGCTGACCGGGACCGGCGCGGACCTGACCCCGCCGGCCGTCGCCGACGTCACGGCCGTCAACGAGAGCAGCCAGACCACCGAACTGACAGCCGGCGACGCCGCGACGGTGTCGGCGGCGGTCACAGACGCCGTGGGAGTCGAGACGGTCACGGTGAACGCCTCCGCGCTCGGGGACGCGACGGTCGCCCTGACCGACGGGGACGGCGACGGCGTCTACGACGCGACCGTCCCGGTCGACGCTCCCGACGCGACCGAAGGGAGCCACGCCCTCCCCGTCACCGCGACCGACGCCGCGGGTCACTCGACCACCGTCGACTCGAACGCCGTCGCGGTCGACTTCACGGCGCCCGCACTGCGCGTCGAAGCCCCCGCAGAGGGTGCGGCGGTGAACGGGAGCGACCTGACCGCGACCGCCACCGCGTCCGACGCGGTCACGGCAGTGGCCGAGGTCGAAGTGAAACTCGACGGCGGCGCGTGGACGGCCGCGACGCTCCGGAACGGAACGTGGGAGCACACCTTCGGCTCGGTCTCGGAGGGCGAGCACGCGGTGGCCGTGCGGGCGACGGACAACGTGAGCAACGTCGGCGACGCGGTGACGAGGAACGTCACGGTGGACCGCACGGAGCCGTCCATCGGGAGCGCGGCGCTCGATCGGACCGAAAACGTCCTCCCAGAGACCCTCGTCCGGGCCGCTGTCGAGTCGAGTGACGACCGGGCCGGCGTGGCGAGCGTGACCGTCGACGGGGTCCGACTTCGCAACGAATCGGGGTTCTGGACCGGGAACGTCTCGGCCGCGTCGGAACTCGGCCCGGAGACGGTGACGGTCGCGGTCACCGACCGGGCGGGGAACCGGAACGCGACGACGCTCGACTACGACGTCGGGCGGAACGCGACGCTGAACCGGACCGGCGCGTCGACGTACCGGGCGACGCCCGCGTCGACGCCGGTGATCCGGAACGTGACGATGAACGTCTCGGCGGGCCCGAGCGACCGGAACGTCACCGTCGGCACCGCGACCGCGAACCCCGCGACGGCGACGCCCGGCGGGGACGCCGCCCTGTTCTTCCCGCAGGTCGACACCACCGTCCCGAACGCCGACATCGAGAACGCGACGGTCGCGGTCCGACTCGACAAGGACCGGTACGCCGACCTGTTCGTGGAGGCCGACTCGACGACGTTCTGGGCGCACGACGGCTCCGGGTGGCATCGGACTACGGGCACCCTGCGACGGGAGACCGGCGACGCCTACTGGTACGACTTCGAGACGACCCACTTCTCGGCGTTCGCGGTCACCGGCGACGTCGAGGACGAACCGCCGTCGGTCACCGCCGTCACGCCCGGCGACGGCGACTCGACCACCGACCGCAACCTCACCGTCGGCGCGGAGTACGGCGACGACTTCTCCGGGGTCGACCCGTCCACAGTCCAGCTCTCGGTCGACGGCCGGGCGGTGACGTCGAGCGCCACCGTCACGGACTCGGCGGTCAGCTACGCCTCGTCGTTCGCCGTCGGGACCCACTCGGTGACGCTCACCGTCGGCGACGAGGCGAACAACGTCCGGACTCGCTCGTGGACGTTCACCGTCGCGGAACCCGCGGTCGGTGGCGGCGACGGTGGCGGGAGCGACGGCGGGGGCGGCGGAGGCGGTGGCGGCGACGTCCCGCCGCCGATGGTCCAGGTAGAGGTGCTTGAAACGACCGACAGCTACGCCCGGGCTGAGATCACGAGCGCCCGCCGGGGCAGTCCCGGAACCGTCCGGTTCGACAGCGGTCTGACCGGCGGCGACGCGACGTTCGGCGAGCTATCGGTCCGACCCGAAAGCGCCGACGCGACGGCAAGGTTCCTCGTCGAGGCGACCGCGTCCGGGTCCGCGCCGGAGGGCGTCTCCGCGCTCGACGCGACGAGTTCGGTCCTCGGCTACCTGACACTCACGCCGACGTACGTCACAGATAGCGAGCTTCGGAGCGTAACGACCGCCTTCCGGGTCGACGCCTCGCGCGCGGCGGCGCCGGAGAACGTGGCCGTCTACCGCTACGACGGGACGGGCTGGAATCGGGTCCACACCGAGTTCGTGGCCGAGCGCGGCGGCGCGTACGAGTTCGAGGCGTCGGCCGGCGCCACCGGAACGTACGCCGTCGGCCTCGCCACCCCGTCGTTCGCGGTGCAGGACCTCACCGTCGACCGCGCCGGCGCCGGCCCGGACGAGCCGGTGACGGTGTCGGCCACCGTCGAGAACGTCGGCGACGGCGCGGGCACGAAGACGCTGGCGCTCGCCGTCGACGGGCGGACGGTCGCCACTAGGGAGGTGACGCTCGGGCCGGGGAACCGGACCGCGGTGGCGTTCGAGCGGACGTTCGAGCCGGGCGAGCACCGGCTCGCCGTGGGCGCCGCGGAGACGACGCTCACCGTCGAGCGGAACGAGACCGACCGGGCGGGTCTCGAGCAGGCCCGAAAGCGGGAGACGACGAGCGGGAGTGCCGGGGGCGTCCCGGGCTTCGGCGCGCCGGCGGCGCTGGCGGCGCTGGTCGCCGCGGTCGCGCTCGCCGGACGCCGTCGGGGCTGA
- a CDS encoding winged helix-turn-helix domain-containing protein produces MASTEGASPEEAFAALGNENRVQILRAFADAESSEQRTLRFSELYDRVDIDGTNQLAYHLDRLEGIFLRRDDRGYSFTHAGDRVVREILSESYNRAAAFEETVVEGYCPTCGSRRLRARYRNPLLAVSCIECENSVVTYDVAPGHVDTESSEDVLRACDRRVHYEYGAALDGVCPECGGSTAVDIEHRDSAHPESYYAVATCRTCERCIYAPLSFRLLYDPGVCALYWDHGVDLTRVPFYRVTEHVTGWELTVEPTEPLEVAFTVAVGGDELSVRVTDDLDVTPA; encoded by the coding sequence ATGGCCAGTACCGAAGGCGCGTCCCCGGAGGAGGCGTTCGCCGCGCTCGGCAACGAGAACCGGGTTCAAATCCTCCGCGCGTTCGCCGACGCCGAGTCGTCGGAGCAGCGGACGTTGCGCTTCTCAGAGCTCTACGATAGGGTCGACATCGACGGAACGAACCAACTCGCGTACCACCTCGACAGGCTCGAAGGCATCTTCCTCCGGCGCGACGACCGGGGGTACTCGTTCACCCACGCCGGCGACCGCGTCGTCAGGGAGATTCTCTCGGAGAGCTACAACCGGGCCGCCGCCTTCGAGGAGACGGTCGTCGAGGGGTACTGTCCGACCTGCGGCAGTCGACGCCTCCGCGCTCGGTATCGGAACCCGCTGCTCGCCGTGTCGTGCATCGAGTGCGAAAATTCCGTCGTGACCTACGACGTCGCCCCGGGACACGTCGACACCGAATCGTCGGAGGACGTGCTCCGAGCGTGCGACAGGCGCGTCCACTACGAGTACGGGGCCGCCCTCGACGGCGTGTGTCCCGAGTGCGGGGGGAGTACCGCGGTCGACATCGAGCACAGAGATTCGGCCCACCCCGAATCGTACTACGCGGTCGCGACCTGTCGAACGTGCGAGCGCTGTATCTACGCCCCGCTGTCGTTCCGACTGCTCTACGACCCGGGCGTCTGCGCGCTCTACTGGGACCACGGGGTCGACCTGACCAGAGTGCCGTTCTACCGGGTGACCGAACACGTCACCGGGTGGGAACTGACCGTCGAGCCGACCGAACCGCTCGAAGTCGCGTTCACCGTCGCGGTCGGCGGCGACGAACTCTCGGTCCGCGTGACCGACGACCTCGACGTCACGCCGGCGTGA
- a CDS encoding DUF5794 domain-containing protein, translating into MSSSQHPVALRLERQVGGATKLLATVMALPLVDGIFPALVLAGGVDSVTGVLQVGLLVFGGSATVAVILAEMDGTPREQAASVLTVGVGVIAIAAVEAAFAPTIESVLHSATFERFAALVMLAIAAKTASSRLGEYLPRPAVIVGLGMIASFQPGGFEVATVNYELILMATAAAVTGVAFALAVALTAPWLRGVVDIDRFRFGSAVALGMLPLSLLGLAPGNAPLAVLAVTSLLAFDPTADESADDADDGTAAEAAMVETTPDETAPASESDALGAVATDGSGGSDSNDASYGYPGEADDEREPWL; encoded by the coding sequence ATGAGTAGCTCACAACACCCGGTCGCCCTTCGCCTGGAGCGGCAGGTAGGCGGCGCGACGAAGCTGCTGGCCACCGTCATGGCGCTTCCGCTCGTCGACGGTATCTTCCCCGCGCTTGTGCTGGCGGGCGGCGTCGACAGCGTCACCGGCGTCCTGCAGGTCGGACTGCTCGTCTTCGGCGGGAGCGCAACCGTCGCGGTCATCCTCGCCGAGATGGACGGCACGCCCCGCGAGCAGGCCGCGTCGGTGCTGACGGTCGGCGTCGGGGTCATCGCGATCGCGGCGGTCGAGGCCGCGTTCGCGCCGACCATCGAGAGCGTGCTCCACTCGGCCACCTTCGAGCGGTTCGCCGCGCTGGTCATGCTGGCCATCGCCGCCAAGACCGCCAGTTCCCGCCTCGGCGAGTACCTGCCCCGGCCGGCGGTCATCGTCGGCCTCGGGATGATCGCGAGCTTCCAGCCCGGCGGCTTCGAGGTCGCGACGGTCAACTACGAGCTCATCCTGATGGCGACCGCGGCGGCGGTGACCGGCGTCGCGTTCGCGCTGGCCGTCGCGCTGACCGCGCCGTGGCTCCGGGGCGTCGTCGACATCGACCGCTTCCGGTTCGGGAGCGCGGTCGCGCTGGGCATGCTGCCGCTCAGCCTGCTCGGGCTCGCGCCCGGCAACGCGCCGCTGGCGGTCCTCGCGGTCACCAGCCTACTCGCGTTCGACCCCACCGCGGACGAGAGCGCCGACGACGCCGACGACGGGACCGCCGCGGAGGCGGCCATGGTCGAGACGACCCCCGACGAGACCGCGCCGGCCTCGGAATCCGACGCGCTCGGCGCCGTCGCCACCGACGGCTCGGGCGGGTCGGACTCGAACGACGCGAGCTACGGCTACCCCGGCGAGGCCGACGACGAGCGCGAACCGTGGCTGTGA
- a CDS encoding gamma carbonic anhydrase family protein, with protein MIRSFEGTTPQIAESAYVDDAAVVVGDVRIEAEASVWPNATLRGDSGQIVVGAGANVQDNAVLHEDAELEPKTTVGHSAIVHAATVAEGALVGMNAVVLDDAHVGEDAIVGAGAVVTEGTEVPPETLVTGTPAEPKADLDDSPSSAPAEHYVTLATRHEESSERID; from the coding sequence ATGATTCGGTCCTTCGAAGGGACGACACCCCAGATTGCAGAGTCGGCCTACGTCGACGATGCGGCGGTCGTAGTCGGTGACGTCAGAATCGAAGCGGAGGCGAGCGTCTGGCCGAACGCTACGCTTCGAGGCGATAGCGGTCAGATCGTCGTCGGAGCAGGTGCAAACGTACAGGACAATGCCGTACTACACGAAGACGCCGAACTCGAACCGAAGACGACGGTTGGGCACAGCGCCATCGTCCATGCTGCGACAGTCGCCGAAGGAGCCCTCGTCGGGATGAACGCGGTCGTGCTCGACGACGCCCACGTCGGCGAAGACGCAATCGTCGGAGCCGGCGCCGTCGTCACCGAAGGAACAGAGGTCCCACCCGAAACGCTCGTGACCGGTACGCCAGCCGAGCCGAAGGCAGACCTCGACGATTCACCGTCGTCAGCCCCGGCTGAACATTACGTAACACTCGCAACCCGCCACGAGGAATCATCTGAACGCATCGATTGA
- the dinB gene encoding DNA polymerase IV, translating into MTGGGSRLPGTPDEDGGDPIVLHVDMDCFYAACERRREPELEGEPVVVGMGYEGGETHGAVATASYEAREYGVESAQAISTALERLPRMAEAEDPDSDVDPEEAGHYRPVDMDYYEEVSAEVKEILRESADVVREVSVDEAYLDVTDRTGWEVAEGFARHVRHRIDREVGVTASVGVAPNMSAAKIASDHDKPDGLVVIEPGEVREFLAPLDVAELHGVGPVTARELREMGIETAGDLAAADRAVLEERFGERGAELHRRARGEDDREVTPRGRPKSLSRESAFTEATDDDEAKREQVRTLAEAVADRARRKGALYRTIGIKAVTPPYDVNTRAKSLPGPVDDPDLVEEVALDLLEEFGGEAVRKVGVRVSNLSFAEGEQASLGDAWVAGQENPKSDSADSEAAESDVGATSDGAGGDGRDADGQRSLGDQWDGEAANDGDSSEEKVVETDRSGSGTGPDPDGDGQLSLEAEWDAAGANGDDSPSGGDVTESDEASESGDERDNSDDADPDGQVSLADF; encoded by the coding sequence ATGACAGGCGGCGGGTCGCGCCTCCCGGGGACGCCGGACGAGGACGGCGGCGACCCCATCGTGCTCCACGTCGACATGGACTGCTTCTACGCGGCCTGCGAGCGCCGCCGCGAGCCCGAACTCGAGGGCGAGCCGGTCGTCGTCGGGATGGGCTACGAGGGCGGCGAGACCCACGGCGCGGTCGCGACCGCGAGCTACGAGGCCCGCGAGTACGGCGTCGAGAGCGCCCAGGCCATCAGCACCGCGCTCGAACGCCTCCCCCGGATGGCCGAGGCCGAGGACCCCGACTCGGACGTCGACCCCGAGGAGGCGGGCCACTACCGGCCGGTCGACATGGACTACTACGAGGAAGTGAGCGCGGAGGTCAAGGAGATACTCCGCGAGTCGGCCGACGTGGTCCGGGAGGTCAGCGTCGACGAGGCGTACCTCGACGTGACCGACCGGACCGGCTGGGAGGTCGCCGAGGGGTTCGCCCGCCACGTCAGGCACCGCATCGACCGCGAGGTCGGCGTCACCGCCAGCGTCGGGGTCGCGCCGAACATGTCGGCGGCGAAGATCGCCAGCGACCACGACAAGCCCGACGGCCTCGTCGTGATCGAGCCCGGCGAGGTTCGGGAGTTTCTCGCGCCGCTCGACGTGGCCGAACTCCACGGCGTCGGCCCGGTCACCGCCCGCGAGCTCCGCGAGATGGGCATCGAGACGGCGGGCGACCTCGCGGCGGCCGACCGCGCGGTCTTGGAGGAGCGGTTCGGCGAGCGCGGCGCCGAGCTGCACCGCCGGGCCCGCGGCGAGGACGACCGCGAGGTGACCCCGCGAGGCCGGCCCAAGAGCCTCTCGCGGGAGTCCGCCTTCACCGAAGCCACGGACGACGACGAGGCCAAGCGCGAGCAGGTCCGGACCCTCGCGGAGGCGGTGGCCGACCGCGCCCGCCGGAAGGGCGCGCTGTACCGGACCATCGGGATCAAGGCCGTGACGCCGCCGTACGACGTCAACACCCGCGCGAAGTCGCTGCCCGGGCCGGTCGACGACCCCGACCTCGTCGAGGAGGTCGCGCTCGACCTCCTGGAGGAGTTCGGCGGCGAGGCGGTCCGGAAGGTCGGCGTCCGGGTGTCGAACCTCTCGTTCGCCGAGGGCGAGCAGGCCAGCCTCGGCGACGCGTGGGTCGCCGGCCAAGAGAACCCGAAGTCGGACTCGGCGGACTCCGAGGCGGCCGAATCCGACGTCGGGGCGACGAGCGACGGGGCGGGAGGCGACGGCCGCGACGCGGACGGCCAGCGCTCGCTCGGCGACCAGTGGGACGGCGAGGCGGCGAACGACGGCGATTCGAGCGAGGAGAAGGTGGTGGAGACGGACCGATCCGGCTCCGGGACGGGGCCCGACCCCGACGGAGACGGCCAGCTCTCGCTCGAAGCGGAGTGGGACGCGGCGGGGGCGAACGGAGACGATTCGCCATCGGGCGGGGACGTCACGGAGTCGGACGAGGCCTCGGAATCGGGCGACGAGCGCGACAACTCCGACGACGCGGACCCCGATGGACAGGTGTCGCTCGCGGACTTCTGA
- a CDS encoding DUF5795 family protein yields MADNRVVQGRMVTPESLAELIEGESVMDAEAIEESDRECPDCGGDVLEVGYMPSVTEFVTGRKCQDCDWADADRD; encoded by the coding sequence ATGGCCGACAATCGCGTCGTGCAGGGTCGCATGGTGACGCCCGAGTCGCTGGCGGAGCTCATCGAGGGCGAGAGCGTGATGGACGCCGAAGCCATCGAGGAGTCGGACCGCGAGTGCCCCGACTGCGGCGGCGACGTGCTCGAAGTCGGATACATGCCGAGCGTGACCGAGTTCGTCACCGGCCGGAAGTGCCAGGACTGCGACTGGGCCGACGCCGACCGCGACTGA
- a CDS encoding matrixin family metalloprotease has protein sequence MKRVRVVVGLALVLAAFAGTVTPVARSPTAAADSRAVGPHPTTTTGFGSAPSAAPGLSSHGRFDDAAARAHGGVVVIAVENAATNRSIAPAVREAAEYWARHSRRYTGFRFEYRVESDAADPTYRVRVVDSIDSCGRNGTYLACTGVVGPREPVTNHSIRVVDGMARESLVYALVHEFGHALGLRHGDRPRGVMNATYEVTWRSETRQGADSGLSSVLGDDRASTTAGRPPVTPA, from the coding sequence ATGAAGCGGGTGCGGGTCGTCGTCGGTCTCGCGCTGGTCCTGGCGGCGTTCGCGGGGACCGTGACCCCGGTCGCTCGCTCGCCGACAGCCGCGGCCGACTCGCGGGCAGTCGGGCCACACCCGACGACCACCACCGGTTTCGGTTCGGCTCCGTCCGCGGCCCCGGGCCTGTCCTCCCACGGCCGGTTCGACGACGCGGCCGCGAGGGCACACGGCGGAGTGGTGGTCATCGCCGTCGAGAACGCGGCGACGAACCGTTCGATCGCGCCGGCGGTCCGCGAGGCGGCCGAGTACTGGGCGCGCCACAGCCGGCGATACACGGGTTTCCGGTTCGAGTACCGCGTCGAGTCGGACGCCGCAGATCCGACGTACCGCGTCCGGGTCGTCGATTCCATCGATAGCTGCGGCAGGAACGGGACGTACCTCGCGTGCACCGGCGTGGTTGGTCCGCGGGAGCCGGTGACGAACCACTCGATACGCGTCGTCGACGGGATGGCCCGCGAGTCGCTCGTCTACGCCCTGGTCCACGAGTTCGGGCACGCGCTGGGCCTGCGGCACGGCGATCGTCCCAGAGGGGTGATGAACGCGACCTACGAGGTGACCTGGCGCAGCGAGACACGACAGGGAGCCGATTCCGGGCTCTCGTCGGTGCTCGGTGACGATCGCGCTTCGACTACTGCCGGCCGACCGCCCGTCACGCCGGCGTGA
- a CDS encoding CPBP family intramembrane glutamic endopeptidase, with protein sequence MTHSSIPLVDDHPVAAFFVGAYAYTWVVSAPAALMPPSWTAAILVYVGSFGPPVSAAAVTWLRGDDVGEWARQITKWRVGTRWWLVALGLPVAAAAAITLGILAVRGPVDLAQTLPSPAVFVGVFLFAMVLSGGLNEEPGWRGFAQARLNERYGALRASLVVGVVWAGWHLPYFVIPVTPHSSFPLVNQIGWVGGILTLSVVLAWVYNSTGSVLLAMVLHAMANTADVLIPLAADRILVDGVVNERAVGVVTSVHLTVYVLIALGLVAYYGRKTLARGPIPGASDVGE encoded by the coding sequence ATGACGCACAGTTCGATTCCGCTGGTCGACGACCATCCGGTGGCTGCGTTCTTCGTCGGTGCGTACGCCTACACCTGGGTCGTCTCGGCGCCCGCGGCGTTGATGCCGCCGAGTTGGACGGCGGCGATCCTCGTCTACGTCGGGAGCTTCGGCCCGCCGGTGAGCGCGGCTGCAGTGACGTGGCTGCGAGGCGACGACGTCGGCGAGTGGGCCCGCCAGATCACGAAGTGGCGCGTCGGGACCCGGTGGTGGCTCGTCGCTCTGGGACTTCCCGTCGCGGCCGCGGCGGCCATCACCCTCGGTATCCTCGCGGTCCGCGGGCCGGTCGACCTGGCCCAGACGCTCCCGTCGCCGGCCGTGTTCGTCGGCGTCTTCCTGTTCGCGATGGTGCTGAGCGGCGGGCTGAACGAGGAACCGGGTTGGCGAGGCTTCGCCCAGGCTCGCCTCAACGAGCGCTACGGTGCGCTCCGGGCGAGCCTCGTCGTCGGAGTTGTCTGGGCGGGCTGGCACCTGCCGTACTTCGTCATCCCGGTCACACCTCACTCGAGCTTTCCGCTAGTCAACCAGATCGGCTGGGTCGGCGGCATCCTCACGCTCTCGGTCGTCCTGGCGTGGGTGTACAACAGCACGGGTAGCGTCCTCCTCGCGATGGTGCTCCACGCGATGGCGAACACCGCCGACGTGCTCATCCCTCTGGCCGCCGACCGGATTCTGGTCGATGGCGTCGTGAACGAGCGCGCGGTCGGCGTCGTGACGAGCGTTCACCTGACGGTCTACGTGCTGATCGCTCTCGGTCTGGTCGCGTATTACGGGCGGAAAACGCTGGCTCGGGGACCGATTCCAGGCGCATCGGATGTCGGGGAGTAG